One genomic segment of Arthrobacter sp. Marseille-P9274 includes these proteins:
- a CDS encoding AarF/UbiB family protein — protein MDLHALNSGLAGLGNGALLVASALIVLVLAWLLAMIVRRVLGVPVGWPRSIAVGVLMIVSFGVMAQYLATSADLGGVDGSALKVPAAVVLMFLTLAVVWVFALGVAILVGLEVAVPTGSLPKLSSFFRGWSARRQRTRRYAEVIGIAVRHGLGSQLRGLNRNWRHENEEETALHLRLALNEAGVTFVKLGQMLSTRRDLLSEPYIRELSKLQTHAEPEPWSAIEPAIRTYLGRDLNEVFAWVNPEPLASASVAQVHEGSLLSGQVVVLKVQRPVALRQVRRDMDIVLRMAHWLDRSAPWARTIGVKSLAEGFAASLREELNYHVELENMRSVDASLAEAGIADVHVPHAYEEFSGSRLLVMDKLEGRPISHARSVLSGMTEERRHEVATKLLSATLTQIVDSGVFHADLHPGNIFLRNDGGIGLLDFGSVGRLDPSTRHSLGTLLYAVEKDDSVSATDALIELLDRPEELNERALERGVGQLLTRYRTGFGGLGSRSMFTVLLNLLVQHGFAVPPQIAAAFRALAALEGTLGQVCPGFDVVAAARAEGKRMMAHQFRPGNLKDQFESRALQLLPLLERMPRRLNKLTEDLEQGRFSMNIRMLADNRDRHFLDTLVQQVVVALLASAATLGAIILIASDTGPMLTDNVRMHAFFGYTLLFAGFVLSLRAVALVFRRHPEPGN, from the coding sequence ATGGATCTGCACGCGCTGAATAGCGGCCTCGCCGGCCTGGGGAACGGCGCACTGTTAGTGGCCTCGGCGCTAATCGTGCTGGTGCTCGCGTGGTTGTTGGCCATGATCGTCCGCCGCGTACTCGGCGTCCCCGTGGGCTGGCCGCGCTCGATCGCGGTCGGCGTCCTGATGATCGTCTCCTTCGGCGTCATGGCACAGTACCTGGCCACCAGCGCGGACCTCGGCGGAGTGGACGGATCGGCCCTCAAGGTGCCGGCCGCCGTCGTACTCATGTTCCTCACCCTGGCCGTGGTCTGGGTGTTCGCCCTCGGCGTCGCGATCCTCGTGGGGCTGGAAGTCGCCGTCCCCACCGGCTCGCTGCCGAAGCTGAGCAGCTTCTTCCGCGGCTGGAGCGCACGGCGGCAGCGGACCCGGCGCTACGCGGAGGTGATCGGCATCGCGGTGCGGCACGGCCTCGGATCGCAACTGCGCGGACTGAACCGCAACTGGCGGCACGAGAACGAGGAGGAGACGGCGCTCCACCTGCGCCTGGCGCTGAACGAGGCGGGCGTGACCTTTGTGAAGCTGGGCCAGATGCTGTCCACGCGCCGGGACCTGCTCTCCGAGCCCTACATCCGGGAGCTCTCGAAGCTGCAGACGCATGCGGAGCCTGAACCTTGGTCGGCCATCGAGCCGGCGATCCGGACCTACCTGGGCCGCGACCTGAACGAGGTCTTCGCCTGGGTCAATCCCGAGCCCCTCGCCTCGGCCTCGGTCGCCCAGGTCCACGAGGGCAGCCTGCTGTCCGGCCAGGTCGTGGTGCTGAAGGTGCAGCGGCCGGTGGCGCTGCGGCAGGTGCGCCGGGACATGGACATCGTGCTGCGGATGGCGCACTGGCTGGACCGCTCGGCGCCGTGGGCGCGCACCATCGGCGTCAAGAGCCTGGCCGAGGGCTTCGCCGCCTCACTGCGCGAGGAGCTCAACTACCACGTGGAGCTGGAGAACATGCGCAGCGTCGACGCGTCGCTGGCGGAGGCCGGTATTGCGGATGTCCACGTGCCGCACGCGTACGAAGAGTTCTCCGGCAGCCGGCTGCTGGTGATGGACAAGCTGGAGGGGCGGCCGATTTCGCATGCCCGGAGCGTCCTGTCCGGCATGACCGAGGAACGCCGGCACGAGGTGGCGACGAAGCTGCTGTCGGCGACGCTGACCCAGATTGTCGATTCCGGGGTCTTCCACGCGGACCTGCACCCGGGCAACATTTTCCTGCGTAACGACGGCGGCATCGGGCTTCTGGACTTCGGTTCCGTGGGGCGCCTGGACCCTTCGACCCGGCATTCGCTCGGCACGCTGCTCTACGCGGTGGAGAAGGACGACAGCGTCTCCGCGACGGACGCGCTGATCGAGCTGCTCGACCGTCCCGAGGAGCTCAATGAGCGGGCGCTGGAGCGCGGCGTCGGCCAGCTGCTGACGCGGTACCGGACGGGCTTCGGCGGGCTCGGCAGCCGCAGCATGTTCACGGTGCTGCTGAACCTGCTGGTGCAGCACGGGTTCGCGGTGCCGCCGCAGATCGCGGCGGCCTTCCGTGCGCTGGCGGCGCTTGAAGGGACACTGGGGCAGGTGTGCCCGGGGTTCGACGTCGTTGCGGCGGCGCGCGCGGAGGGCAAGCGCATGATGGCCCACCAGTTCCGGCCGGGCAACCTGAAGGACCAGTTCGAGAGCCGGGCCCTCCAGCTGCTGCCGCTGCTGGAGCGGATGCCCCGGCGGCTGAACAAGCTGACCGAGGACCTGGAGCAGGGCCGCTTTTCGATGAACATCCGGATGCTGGCCGACAACCGGGACCGGCACTTCCTGGACACCCTCGTCCAGCAGGTGGTGGTGGCCCTGCTGGCCAGCGCCGCGACGCTGGGCGCCATCATCCTGATTGCCAGCGACACCGGTCCGATGCTGACCGACAATGTACGGATGCACGCGTTCTTCGGCTACACCCTGCTGTTCGCCGGCTTCGTCCTGTCCCTGCGGGCGGTGGCGCTGGTCTTCCGCCGCCACCCGGAACCCGGCAACTGA